Proteins co-encoded in one Arachis hypogaea cultivar Tifrunner chromosome 13, arahy.Tifrunner.gnm2.J5K5, whole genome shotgun sequence genomic window:
- the LOC112733973 gene encoding uncharacterized mitochondrial protein AtMg00810-like: protein MVLSKLLVNGLTILALNLSFTCSPHENALFICKSERGVVLLLLYIDDMIIAGDDVDGISNLKASLHRIFEMKNLGSLSYFLGLEVISTDDGISLSQAKYAFDLLARADNLTLYRQLVGGLVYLTVTRPDITYLVHVLSQFLSAPRTTHYVAAYSDADWAGDPTDRGSTISYCLFLGDSLIFWRAKKKTFIAISIKHGS, encoded by the exons AtggtcttaagcaagctccttgtgaatggtttgacaatttTAGCACTCAATCTCAGTTTCACTTgcagccctcatgagaatgctctcttCATTTGTAAAAgtgaacgtggagttgttcttctgcTTTTGTatattgatgacatgatcattgctggagatgatgttgatggtatctctaatCTCAAAGCCTCCCTTCACCGTATTTTTGAGATGAAAaatcttggttctctcagttattttcttggtctcgaggtcataTCCACAGATGATGGTATCTCTCTCTCTCAAGCTAAGTATGCTTTCGATCTTCTTGCTCGAGCCG ATAATCTTACTCTTTATCGACAGTTAGTTGGAGGACTAGTCTACTtaactgtcacccgaccagacattaCCTATCTGGTTCATgttcttagccagttcttgtcagctcctcgtactactcactatgtggCA gcgtACTcggatgctgattgggctggtgatcccactgatcgtggTTCTACTAttagttattgtttgtttcttggcgactCTCTCATTTTCTGGCGAGCTAAGAAGAAAACGTTCATTGCTATCTCGATCAAGCACGGAAGCTGA